The following are encoded together in the Bradymonas sediminis genome:
- a CDS encoding DUF4159 domain-containing protein yields MNRRDFLKALALAGLGGLLPNALLSSEAQAMGESTNFSIAKFKYAAQGWDPRPSGIRRLLFEVAKRTSISVNTDVPIIDGRGSDLFDNPFLSLAGDAAIPALEDKVVENLRTYLQAGGFLLVDSAEGVSSGPFMQSAERELKRILPDKKLTVIPKGHVLYNSFYLIDEPLGRVKVAPTMRGIFDRDRLMVVVCPNDLMGALARDNFGNWQFDVSPGGERQREMAFRMGINLVMYALTINYKADQVHVPFILERRQWKVN; encoded by the coding sequence ATGAACCGACGTGATTTCCTAAAAGCGCTGGCCCTGGCCGGATTAGGTGGACTGCTGCCCAACGCCCTGCTGTCTTCGGAGGCGCAGGCGATGGGTGAGAGCACGAACTTCAGCATCGCCAAGTTCAAATACGCCGCGCAGGGCTGGGACCCGCGGCCCTCGGGGATTCGCCGCCTGCTCTTCGAGGTCGCCAAGCGCACGAGCATCTCGGTGAACACCGACGTGCCCATCATCGACGGGCGAGGCTCGGACCTCTTCGATAACCCATTCTTGTCGCTGGCCGGGGACGCGGCGATCCCGGCGCTCGAGGACAAGGTCGTCGAGAATCTTCGCACCTATCTTCAGGCCGGCGGATTCCTGCTGGTTGACTCGGCAGAGGGCGTCAGCTCCGGCCCATTTATGCAGTCGGCCGAGCGCGAGCTGAAGCGAATCTTGCCGGATAAAAAACTCACCGTGATCCCCAAGGGGCATGTGCTCTATAACTCATTCTACCTCATCGATGAGCCGCTGGGCCGGGTCAAAGTCGCGCCGACCATGCGCGGTATCTTCGACCGCGACCGCCTGATGGTGGTGGTTTGCCCCAACGATCTGATGGGGGCGCTGGCGCGCGATAACTTCGGCAATTGGCAATTCGACGTAAGCCCCGGCGGCGAGCGCCAGCGCGAGATGGCCTTTCGCATGGGCATCAACCTGGTGATGTACGCGCTGACCATCAATTATAAGGCTGATCAGGTCCACGTTCCGTTTATCCTGGAGCGGCGCCAATGGAAGGTGAATTGA
- a CDS encoding MBL fold metallo-hydrolase — translation MRGGFAGIPQIDVAILPIGAYEPRWFVRFNHMNPAEALQVFDTLDARHFVPMHWGAFDLSNKPLNHGVEVLRNLISEQKRDATRRASTASPRAKRCECPEIPRSLAGSRLYTGGFLSDLEWIGIRPMFLQEDERFS, via the coding sequence ATTCGAGGCGGCTTCGCGGGTATTCCCCAGATTGATGTGGCGATACTGCCCATCGGAGCCTATGAACCGCGCTGGTTTGTGCGTTTTAATCATATGAACCCGGCCGAAGCCCTGCAGGTCTTCGACACCCTCGACGCCCGCCATTTCGTGCCGATGCATTGGGGGGCCTTTGATTTGAGCAACAAACCGCTAAACCACGGCGTGGAAGTATTGCGCAACCTTATAAGCGAGCAGAAGCGCGACGCGACGCGACGCGCTTCCACAGCCTCGCCCCGGGCGAAACGATGCGAATGCCCTGAGATTCCAAGGTCGCTCGCCGGGTCGCGCCTCTATACTGGTGGCTTTTTGAGCGACTTGGAATGGATAGGCATCCGACCTATGTTCCTGCAGGAAGACGAACGGTTCTCTTGA
- a CDS encoding MBL fold metallo-hydrolase, translating into MTNVNDARMIPAHPGAAQCAHITLLCPLGLSSKIPSGLKTVREEDWWDRVELGSDSLALSFLPSQHWHKRLFFFDIDCVFWGGWMLQSNTHTIYHIGDSGYYGGFEAASRVFPRLMWRYCPSEPMNRAGLCVLII; encoded by the coding sequence ATGACAAATGTCAACGATGCCCGCATGATACCCGCGCATCCCGGCGCCGCCCAGTGCGCGCATATCACACTTCTGTGCCCGCTTGGACTATCATCGAAGATACCCAGTGGACTCAAAACGGTTCGAGAGGAGGATTGGTGGGACCGGGTCGAGCTTGGGAGCGACTCACTCGCGCTCAGCTTTTTGCCCTCCCAGCACTGGCATAAGCGTCTTTTTTTTTTTGATATAGATTGCGTTTTCTGGGGCGGATGGATGCTCCAATCCAACACACACACCATTTACCATATCGGGGACTCCGGCTATTACGGCGGATTCGAGGCGGCTTCGCGGGTATTCCCCAGATTGATGTGGCGATACTGCCCATCGGAGCCTATGAACCGCGCTGGTTTGTGCGTTTTAATCATATGA
- a CDS encoding YceD family protein produces MAAFQIELKHLERNPVEKDFRPSAEALKALFDDISDDFRLTNFDGFQAKVRAQMSDSTVHINGEAKAQFEYKCGRCLDAQRFDIDTEIDFVLMSEAVWSSSYAGHEEIELSEADLDVNFYTGDSVDIGELIREAILLQLPAFPRCPSDISDKCDARYNERIGTEALEVLEQNSLDLRMSAFRQLEIAEDGKLRKKGNGKKSD; encoded by the coding sequence ATGGCTGCGTTTCAAATTGAGCTGAAACATCTGGAGAGGAATCCGGTCGAGAAGGATTTTCGCCCCAGCGCGGAAGCGCTTAAGGCGCTTTTCGACGATATCTCCGACGACTTTCGTCTGACAAATTTCGACGGATTTCAAGCCAAGGTTCGCGCGCAGATGAGCGACTCTACCGTTCATATTAACGGCGAGGCGAAGGCTCAGTTTGAGTATAAATGCGGACGATGCCTGGACGCGCAGCGATTCGATATCGACACCGAGATCGATTTTGTCTTGATGTCTGAGGCAGTGTGGTCTAGTTCCTACGCCGGCCATGAAGAGATTGAATTGAGCGAGGCTGACCTCGACGTCAATTTCTACACCGGTGATTCCGTCGATATTGGCGAGTTGATTCGCGAGGCAATTCTGTTGCAATTGCCGGCTTTCCCGCGATGCCCGTCGGATATCAGCGATAAATGCGATGCCCGTTATAATGAACGCATTGGAACGGAAGCGCTCGAAGTGCTTGAGCAGAACTCCTTAGACCTTCGCATGTCGGCGTTTCGCCAACTTGAGATTGCCGAAGACGGCAAACTCAGGAAGAAGGGCAACGGAAAAAAATCGGATTGA
- the rpmF gene encoding 50S ribosomal protein L32, whose translation MAVPKKRKSQAKTRSRRSANMKMVAPQSQRCPDCFAPKRSHRVCGECGTYKGEQIIEVWEY comes from the coding sequence ATGGCAGTTCCAAAGAAACGTAAATCGCAAGCAAAAACCCGTTCGCGCCGCTCGGCCAACATGAAAATGGTCGCTCCGCAGTCGCAGCGCTGCCCCGATTGCTTCGCTCCGAAGCGTTCGCACCGTGTTTGCGGTGAGTGTGGCACCTATAAGGGTGAGCAGATCATCGAAGTTTGGGAATACTGA
- the rpiB gene encoding ribose 5-phosphate isomerase B, translating to MQVAIASDHAGVELKAALAEWLIARGVSLRDLGPQDGQSVDYPDYAKRLGDEVVQGRAQKGVLICGSGVGVSIAVNKVAGVRAALVSEPLSASLARQHNDANVICLGARIVGEAMARACVQAFLDGEFDPGDDGRHQRRVDKIAAVRASSTP from the coding sequence GTGCAGGTCGCAATCGCCTCGGATCACGCGGGCGTTGAGCTCAAAGCAGCCTTGGCTGAGTGGCTCATCGCGCGCGGTGTTTCGTTGCGAGACCTGGGTCCGCAGGACGGCCAGTCGGTCGATTACCCCGATTATGCGAAACGCCTGGGCGACGAAGTCGTCCAAGGTCGGGCGCAGAAAGGGGTATTAATTTGTGGGTCTGGTGTGGGCGTTTCCATCGCGGTCAATAAGGTCGCGGGGGTTCGCGCGGCGCTTGTCAGCGAGCCGCTCTCGGCGAGCCTGGCGCGCCAGCACAACGACGCCAACGTCATTTGTCTTGGAGCGCGCATCGTCGGTGAGGCGATGGCGCGCGCCTGCGTGCAGGCATTTTTGGACGGTGAGTTTGACCCCGGCGATGACGGGCGCCACCAGCGCCGCGTGGATAAAATCGCGGCGGTTCGCGCATCTTCGACGCCCTGA
- the nrdR gene encoding transcriptional regulator NrdR has protein sequence MRCPFCAHQEDRVVDSRASREADSIRRRRECLNCERRFTTYERVEEAFPQIIKSDKSREDYDRAKLRRGLRIACIKRPISIEQIDAVVDAVECQMVALPGREVSSDWIGSAVTSELRDLDPVAYIRFASVYRAFSDIHAFLEELRGMDVGSSHAGGAGDQDARAADDNNLDNKSS, from the coding sequence ATGCGTTGCCCGTTTTGTGCCCACCAGGAGGACCGCGTTGTTGACTCCCGCGCTTCCCGGGAGGCGGATTCAATTCGGCGCCGGCGCGAATGCTTGAATTGCGAGCGGCGTTTCACGACGTATGAGCGCGTCGAAGAAGCCTTTCCTCAGATCATCAAATCCGACAAATCTCGCGAAGACTATGACCGGGCGAAGCTGCGCCGGGGACTGCGTATCGCGTGCATCAAGCGGCCGATTTCGATCGAGCAGATCGACGCGGTGGTCGACGCCGTCGAGTGCCAGATGGTCGCGTTGCCCGGGCGAGAAGTCTCCAGTGATTGGATTGGCTCGGCGGTGACGAGCGAGCTGCGCGACCTTGACCCGGTTGCTTATATCCGCTTTGCGAGCGTCTATCGGGCGTTTAGCGACATTCACGCGTTTCTTGAGGAATTACGCGGCATGGATGTGGGTTCGTCGCATGCAGGCGGCGCAGGTGACCAGGATGCGCGCGCGGCCGACGATAATAATCTAGATAATAAATCGAGTTGA
- the ribD gene encoding bifunctional diaminohydroxyphosphoribosylaminopyrimidine deaminase/5-amino-6-(5-phosphoribosylamino)uracil reductase RibD, which translates to MTSADKLTAAERSAAERLMAEALREAARASGRTHPNPLVGCVLVRDGEIVSRGYHRRAGTAHAEVAALQALDGSAEGCDAYINLEPCCHVGRTGPCTGALIEAGIARVFVGTLDPDPRVSGQGVEILRKAGIEVFCGVLEAESRRLNRAYFKRITTGFPWVTVKYAMTLDGKIASKTGDSAWISSEASRERVHQLRDTHDAILVGTKTLIHDNPRLNCRVEGGRDPLRVVLDTRLEAPLESTVFDPDYSSATTLVAVGPGAPGAKREALEARGVEVVEVAVDANGHLEFSELFAELSRRGIMSILIEGGSQVLGSLFDQQWVDEVYAFVCPKIVGGAQAHTAVAGEGVSGMRDAMALESLEIEVIDGHDVLIRGEVPADKRAHVGT; encoded by the coding sequence ATGACTTCTGCCGACAAACTCACGGCTGCGGAGCGCAGCGCGGCTGAGCGCCTGATGGCCGAGGCGCTGCGCGAGGCGGCGCGCGCCAGCGGGCGAACGCATCCCAATCCGCTGGTCGGGTGCGTGCTGGTGCGCGACGGTGAGATTGTGTCGCGCGGCTATCATAGGCGCGCGGGGACGGCCCACGCTGAGGTCGCCGCACTCCAGGCCCTCGACGGCTCCGCCGAGGGGTGCGACGCCTATATTAATCTCGAGCCTTGCTGCCATGTCGGGCGCACCGGGCCGTGCACCGGCGCGCTGATTGAAGCCGGAATTGCGCGCGTCTTTGTGGGCACCCTCGACCCTGATCCGCGCGTGAGCGGCCAGGGCGTTGAGATCCTGCGCAAGGCCGGCATCGAGGTCTTCTGCGGCGTGCTCGAAGCTGAGTCTCGTCGGCTCAATCGCGCTTATTTTAAGCGCATCACCACCGGGTTTCCCTGGGTGACGGTGAAATATGCGATGACCCTCGATGGGAAAATCGCCAGCAAGACGGGGGACTCCGCCTGGATCTCGAGCGAAGCCTCACGCGAGCGCGTTCATCAATTGCGCGACACACACGACGCAATCCTGGTCGGCACAAAGACCTTGATTCACGATAATCCACGACTTAACTGCCGCGTCGAGGGTGGGCGAGACCCGCTGCGCGTGGTGCTCGACACGCGCCTCGAAGCGCCGCTGGAGTCGACGGTTTTTGACCCGGACTACTCATCGGCGACCACGCTCGTCGCGGTTGGCCCGGGCGCGCCCGGCGCAAAGCGCGAGGCGCTTGAGGCGCGGGGCGTTGAGGTCGTCGAGGTGGCCGTTGACGCCAACGGGCATCTTGAGTTTAGCGAGTTATTCGCCGAGCTGAGTCGCCGCGGCATTATGAGCATCCTCATCGAAGGCGGCAGCCAGGTGCTCGGCAGTCTTTTCGACCAGCAGTGGGTCGACGAGGTCTACGCCTTTGTCTGCCCGAAGATCGTCGGCGGCGCCCAGGCGCATACCGCGGTGGCAGGCGAGGGCGTCTCGGGCATGCGCGACGCGATGGCGCTTGAGTCGCTCGAGATCGAGGTCATCGACGGCCATGACGTGCTGATTCGGGGGGAAGTCCCCGCCGATAAGCGCGCCCACGTCGGGACCTGA
- a CDS encoding riboflavin synthase: protein MFTGLVTDVGTINSITQGSENCTIVLRTAYDTDDLELGESIAVDGACLTVTKIGNDHFFVEVSPETLSRTTLGERRAGDRVHLERALRVGDRLGGHMMQGHVDGVGKLVGRQRDKNAWLLDFEAPESIARYLIEKGSIAIDGVSLTVNSVTNTRFGVAIIPHTTDKTNLGGYRVGRSVNLEADMIGKYVEKLAAGARDDSQDGQNNRSQTPPTRLTTARLKDMGF, encoded by the coding sequence ATGTTTACCGGACTTGTTACAGACGTCGGCACGATTAATTCGATCACCCAGGGATCTGAGAATTGTACGATCGTTTTGCGCACCGCCTACGACACCGACGATCTCGAGCTTGGCGAGAGTATCGCCGTGGACGGCGCGTGTTTGACGGTCACGAAGATCGGCAATGACCACTTTTTCGTCGAGGTAAGCCCCGAGACCCTGAGTCGCACGACCCTGGGGGAGCGGCGCGCCGGCGACAGGGTTCACCTGGAGCGGGCGCTGCGCGTCGGCGACCGGCTCGGCGGGCATATGATGCAGGGGCATGTCGATGGCGTGGGGAAACTCGTGGGGCGCCAGCGCGATAAGAACGCCTGGCTGCTCGACTTTGAGGCCCCCGAGAGCATCGCGCGCTACCTGATCGAAAAGGGCTCCATCGCCATCGACGGGGTCAGCTTGACCGTGAATTCTGTGACGAATACTCGGTTTGGGGTTGCCATCATCCCGCATACCACCGATAAGACCAACCTTGGCGGGTACCGGGTCGGGCGCAGCGTAAATTTAGAGGCCGATATGATCGGCAAATATGTCGAAAAGCTGGCCGCCGGCGCCCGGGATGATTCGCAGGACGGGCAGAATAATCGGTCGCAGACTCCACCAACGCGTCTTACGACGGCGCGGCTCAAAGATATGGGATTTTGA
- the ribB gene encoding 3,4-dihydroxy-2-butanone-4-phosphate synthase, whose amino-acid sequence MNEALKRVELAIKAIRAGKMVILVDDEDRENEGDLVMAAEKVTPEAINFMATYGRGLICLTMTGSALDALEIPMMVDGRRNDSQFGTAFTVSIEAREGISTGISAADRARTIQVAVADGTKASDLVTPGHIFPLRAREGGVLVRTGQTEGSVDLARIAGLKSAGVICEIMNADGTMARRPELEVFSKEHDVPILSVADIIDYRLRRESLIEVLQDAEFPTKYAGDWRVKVVRSQLDGAEHFVFVCGNPTPDQATLVRVQHRSSSLDVFLKEDDSKSKTLADSMAMISREGLGVIVYLDKEPSSALDVLRSHGIAEADPHLDGDTGDINQPAAYISEIGIGAQILAYVGVGKMRVLTNNPKKLVGLDGYGLEVLEQVAISKD is encoded by the coding sequence ATGAATGAGGCATTAAAACGAGTTGAACTTGCTATCAAGGCGATCCGTGCCGGTAAAATGGTCATCTTAGTGGATGATGAAGACCGGGAGAACGAGGGCGACCTGGTGATGGCGGCTGAGAAAGTCACGCCGGAGGCCATCAACTTCATGGCAACGTACGGCCGCGGCCTGATCTGTTTGACCATGACGGGCAGCGCGCTCGACGCGCTTGAGATTCCGATGATGGTCGACGGGCGGCGCAACGACAGCCAATTTGGCACCGCGTTCACGGTGAGCATCGAGGCGCGCGAGGGCATTTCGACCGGTATCTCGGCGGCCGACCGCGCGCGCACCATTCAGGTCGCGGTCGCCGACGGCACCAAGGCCTCGGATTTGGTCACGCCCGGGCATATCTTCCCGCTTCGCGCCCGCGAAGGCGGCGTCCTGGTGCGCACCGGACAGACCGAAGGCAGCGTCGACCTGGCGCGCATCGCAGGCCTTAAGTCCGCCGGCGTCATCTGCGAGATCATGAACGCCGATGGTACGATGGCGCGGCGCCCCGAGTTGGAGGTCTTCTCTAAAGAGCACGACGTGCCGATCCTGTCGGTCGCCGATATCATCGACTACCGCCTGCGCCGCGAGAGCCTGATCGAGGTGCTCCAAGACGCGGAATTCCCGACGAAATACGCCGGTGACTGGCGGGTAAAAGTGGTGCGTAGCCAGTTGGACGGCGCGGAGCATTTTGTGTTCGTCTGCGGAAACCCGACGCCTGACCAGGCCACGCTCGTTCGCGTGCAGCACCGCTCGAGCTCGCTTGATGTTTTCCTGAAAGAGGATGATTCCAAGTCGAAGACGCTGGCCGACTCGATGGCGATGATCAGCCGTGAGGGCCTCGGGGTAATCGTATACCTCGACAAGGAGCCGAGTAGCGCGCTTGATGTCCTGCGCAGCCACGGCATCGCCGAGGCCGACCCGCATCTTGACGGAGACACCGGCGATATCAACCAGCCCGCCGCATATATCAGTGAGATCGGCATCGGCGCCCAGATCCTCGCCTATGTGGGCGTGGGCAAGATGCGGGTGCTCACCAATAATCCGAAAAAGCTGGTCGGCCTCGACGGCTATGGCCTGGAAGTGCTTGAGCAGGTTGCGATTTCTAAAGATTGA